The DNA region tattttaatttttttaaaatttagtatccaactaattattatatatatatagagagagagagaaatgataTGCTACGGACCATTATTTACGGATTGCTACGGACTTAATGCCAtgtcatttttttattaattttttataaaaaaatttctctttcttctttattttttttctcctgcTTCATTCGTTCTCGGCGCGTTTCACACAGAAGCAGCTCACGTCGCGCGCCCGCCACCCGCCCTGCCGCCGGCCATCTGCCCACCGCCAACGGCCTCCGGCCGCCTGGACCCACCCACACTATAGCCCATGGGGTGAACCCGTCGGGGATCGCGGCATGGATTCCGGCCACATCTCTATTCCAGCCGCGATACAGGCGATTCCGATAGTGTTGGGCAGGGGACTAGATTCCGACGCGGTCGCATCTGGATTCCGGCCGTGATCGCGTCGGAATCCGGATGTGCCTTCGTCGGAATCCTGACACGGGCGCGTCCGGACGCGATCGCGACGGAGGCAGGTGCGGTCACGATGACGATGGCGCCATCGCGGCCGGAATCCGGCGCCATCGCGGCCAGAATCCGGTCGCTGCCAAACTCCATCCGATTCCCGACCGGATTTCAACCGGAATCCGGCAGAAATCCGGCCGCGATCTGGCCACCATGCTAGCGACCGCAATCGCGGTCGGATTTCGGCTGGGATTCTGGCTGCCGGCGGGTGGTCGGCGGGTGGTGGGCGGCCGGAGACGAGGAGGCGGGGTGACCGGTGGGTGGTGCCCGGCTGGCCAGCGGCGAGGAGGCCGGCGAGGCTGGCACATGCACACGACGACGAGAGGGAGGAGAacaaggtaaaaaaaaatataaaatatataaaaaaaaaaaaagcaaaatctGTAGGTCGCGGATGAGTCCGCATGCAGAAGTCCGCATTTTAACAaaactgtatatatatataatttttatttttaattttattatataattactcaggcataaatatattttaaaaatattataaaatcacacacaattaggataaaatattttactattttatatttaaaacaaaCAAGGATACTTAATTGAAAATACAATATTACAAGACTTTAACTTTCAGAATTACTATATTGTTCCCATAAATGCTCAATTAATGCATTTCGAAGGGCAATATGAGCTTCTTTGTCTTTGATTTGTCTGTATCGAGCTAGAAACTCTTAAAATCGAGTACCATCATCTCCTGTGGGCTCAACATCTGGAGTCGGCACCTCAAAGTGTTGCACGATTGGTGCATTTAAATCACGTTCATCTTCAATTATCATATTATGCATAATAATACATGATGTCAGTATatcatgtaaaatatttttctgcCAAAAACGTGAAGGTCCTGCAACAATTGCAAAGCGTGATTGGAGCACGCCAAATGCTCGCTCAACATCCTTTCTACACGCTTCTTACTTCATTGCAAATAATTTATTCTTTCGACCTTGTGGAGCATGAATCGTTTGAACAAGTGTTGACCATTTTGGATATATACCATCAGCTAAATAGTAACCCATATTGTACTCTTTTCCTTGAATGACATAATGAGCAGGAATTGTAATACCTGCAGCAAGATTAGCAAAAAGATGAGAAGACTCATTCTGAATCTTCTTCAAAACATTACATCATTATACAATGCATTTTCGGCGAAATAATCATTGAATAGATTACGATCAGCAACTTCACGATTACGATTGATCATCTTATGACCAGGAATTGAGCCTCGATGCCTGCTTTTGTTGCTTCCTTCATTGAGATAATTTAAGACAATTTGATTATTGGTAGAAATCACCTGAGCGATCAGTTGTTGCCTTGCACTAAAACTTTCTCCATAGTTATCATCATCAGAGCTTGAAGATGATAAATTTGATGAACCTTCAATATTGTTATCCATTTTCTGAGATAATTGAATGGATGAGGTACATGTTGCTTATGGGGTATGTATTTATAATGTATGTTATAAACACATTTGGACAAATATACACAGATGACGTGACACAACAATGACAACATCAAGACAAGTTTAGCAAGCGACATGACCGGACATTGAAAACACATTTTTGTGTGCCCAGATGATGTGACCTAACAATGAACACATTTGGACAAATATGCACAGATGGCATGACACAACAATGACAACATCGGGACAAGTTTGGCAGGCGAAGTGACTGGGCATTAAACACACATTTTTGTGTGCCCAGATGACGTGACCTAACAATGAACACATTTGGACAAATATGCACAGATGACGTAACACAACAATGACAACATCAGGACAAGTTTGGCAGGCGACGTGACCGGGCATTGAACACATATTTTTGTGTGCCCAGATGACATGACCTAACAATGAACACATTTGGACAAATATGCACAGATGACATGACACAACAATGACAACATCGGGACAAGTTTAGCAGGCGACGTGACCGGGCATTGAACACACATTTTTGTGTGCCCAGATGACGTGACCTAACAATGAACACATTTGGACAAATATGCATAGATGACGTGACACAACAATGACAACATCGGGACAAGTTTGGCAGGCGACGTGACCGGGCATTGAATACACATTTTTGTGTGCCGAGATGACGTGACCTAACAATGAACACATTTGGACAAATATGCACAGATGACGTGACACAACAATGACAACATCGGGACAAGTTTGGCAGGTGACGTGACCGGGCATTGAACACATATTTTTGTGTGCCCAGATGACGTGACCTAATAATGAACACATTTGGACAAATATGCACAGATGACGTGACACAACAATGACAACATCGGGACAAGTTTGGCAGACGATGTGACATGACACTGAATCaaaatttgcataattttatattcacATTTTTTTCACTATATAATGGCTTACCAGATATTGGTATAACACATTGTATGTCAACAATTTTTGTGAGGGTTTCTCTTCTACTAAAATGAGTGCAACCCCCCGACAAGCTTCATACTCATTTGAAGAAGATAAACACTTATGTTATGTTTACCTTCATATTTCACAAAATCCAATCATTGGGATCAACCAGTCGAAGGATCAATTCTGGGCAAGAGTTGAGAAAGAGTTTCATGCATATCCAAATTTTGCGCATCATAGCCGACCGCCTAGATCTTTGcaaaaaagaatgcttcttatgcTAAGTTCAGTATCCAAAATGCAAGGTTGCATTCGACAAATCGAACATCTGAATCCTAGTGGAGCATCGGAATAAGATATTGTAAGTTACTATGCTCATATTTATTTTAGactatctaaatttttaaatctaagtCTAAATTTATTAATACATATTATTATCTTCATAACTGATGTTCAATTATTTTCTTGCAGTTAACTCGTGCCAAAATGTTATTTGCAGAAGACCCAAAATACACAAAGGGtttcaaatttgatcatgtctggaATATTCTCAAAGAGATTGAAAAATTTGGCACTGACACTATGAATACTGCATCCATGAAATCGCGACAACAAAATGCTAATGCTGGTTCATCTGAACAACAATTCTCCGATGAAGCATTTCATACACCTTCATCTCTTTGTGTGTCTGCTTTTGATCTTAATATCACTGATTCAAATAGCGGTGGTAGTTCTATTAAACGACCTCCAGGGGTGAAAAAagcaaaaatgaagaaaaagaatgaTGAACAAATTGCAAAGGTAATTAATATTAATGCTCAACTTGTTGAGGCAATGAATGCAAGTACTGTTGCTACTAcaaaaatagcagatactatgcTTTACAAGGAAGAAACcaaaattttattcaaagatTTGAACTCGATCTCTAACCCGATGATGCGTGAATATATTCGCAACGAGCAAATTAGAATTATGCAAAAGAGAATACAAGTACAAGGATCTCATTCAGTTGCACATCAAGGAGAAGGATCTCAAACATCTCAAATACAGGGAGAAGGATCACAACTTAATCAATATCAAGGTGAAGATCAAGAATCTCAGAATCCTTCGAATATTTTTGggcaatttcataattattttagcgGAATGGGAAGTGATCTTCCTGAATATtagtattataatattattaaagtaattttaagtttatgtGTGCTTTATTAGTATCGTTTGTACCATGTACTTGTTTGTTAAGCTTAgttaattatgtttttaagtttgtattagtaatattttaatttaatgtcattactatctttattttgtGTGTCAATGTAATGGGTAATGTATTGTATATTTATGcatatcaaaaattttaatattttattgtactatgtttatgaaattagtgataatttataaatgtaattataattaaaatatattaaataaaattaaaataataattttaataaattaaatatttacaaatatacataataaaatttaaatattctattaaatgcacttaatttaaatttataataaataataattacatttaattatactataaataaagataaagaaaataataattattaattaattacatttgattttataataatataataaaaataaaaaacaaatctCTCCATCACCAAATATGGTGATGTGAATAGTGCAACACCAATATGGTGTTGCACTATTCACATCACCATTCACATTCTGCCCTGGaattaaccgtgatttactccctctagAATCTTGTGGGGTCGGGGCCAAGGGGCCGCTAGGGTGGCAGTTCCACCTTTTGTCACTATTCACATCACCATATTTGGGATGAATTTTGGTGTATGGGTTGAAGCAATTTGGTGTCAAATTGACACCAAATTTGATGTTTTGGTGATGGATTGGAGATGCCCTTAGAGTATCCATAATAACATTAAATATTTCTCTCAAATATTTATGGTTCTTATGTTcacatcatcaatcaaatatctaaCTCGGGGATAAAACCCTGGTCTGCTGTGCCAAAAATTCcttcgacccccagtcacctatcctgcccagcattaaccgtgatttactccctctgaaaTCTTGTGGGGTCGGGGTCAGGGGGCCGCtagggtggcggttccaccttttgtCACTATTCACATCACCATATTTGGGATGAGTTTTGGTGTATGGGTTGAAGCAATTTGGTGTCAAATTGACACCAAATTTGGTGTTTTGGTGATGGATTGGAGATACCCTTAGAGTATCCATAATAACATTAAATATTTCTCTCAAATATTTATGGTTCTTATGTTcacatcatcaatcaaatatccTAAATCTTACAATTAAATATCCCCTCAATCAAATATCTATAAATTCCACCtattaaatatcttttaaatatctcaaattatataataaaataatcatTATTCCTAATGGAGCCTACTTACATACCATCTTATAAAATCATCCGATATAAAATTATGTCTAATGATTTCTATTGACTTCTCAAAATATCCTTACAATAATAAAAGATATTTGACAGAGTGAATATTTCTCCTCATGTCTATATATTTGAAAGAGTGATAAATCTCCATTAAAGATGCCCTTAGAGGACGATCGAATCAACTTTGAGCTGTCTCGAGTTTTTAGCTCTTTAGTTCCTGAGTTCCTAAGGAATGGGACACAGAAATTATTATGATATAGGTTATAAAGAAGTGCGTTTTGTAAGGAGCGGTTAATTTGATCCTGCCCCTCCGCATTGCCCCCACCTCTCACAAAGGGAGTGGGCCCCACAGATTCCCAGATGGACCCCACCCATCTCCTGGTGAGAGGTGAGAGGTGAGAGGTGAGAGGTGAGAGCGGTGGCCTTAGGGGCAGGGTCGAATTAATCGTAAGGAGCACTCTTGATTCCTCCGACGCATATTATTCTATGCAAGAATCATCTTGTCGCGAGAAGATAGCTAGTAGAAGATTTCGACGTCATCTCCTGGATTGCAAGCTGAATTTCTATTTCTGTATCACCGCAATGAGATTTCTTCCCCATAGCAAATatgttaaaaataattaatattaatatttatttttaccaTATTGACTTTTTTCTAAtatgttaaaaataaataaatttaacgtATTACCTTAatgttttaaataaattataaatataagtTGAActtcataaatttgcaataagaaAATCGCAATTAAATTGGGATCATTCAAACGTGGCTGGCAAAGCAAAGTCGCGGCCGCCTTGTAACCTCTCGTCCTCCCTATAATTTCTCTATATATATGGCGCCGGAGAAATGGCCTGAGTGGCGCTCGCTCTGCTCATCAACTCCTCCTCCATCAATACCATTGTCCTTGTCTACACATTGTTAATCCATTCCGCCATGGCCGCCGCATCCTTCTCTGCCACCTCCGACGATGGAGCCGCTGTCACCGAGACCGCGCCCATCCGCGTCTTCTTCATCCCCTTCTTCGCGTCCGGCCACATGATTCCCATGGTTGACCTTGCCTGCCTTTTCGCCGGTCGGCCCGGAGTCGAGCCCACACTCGTCCTCACACCCGCCAACGCCGACCTCATCCGTTCCACCCTCGACCGCTCCGCCGCCGCTGGCCGCTCCGTCCGCCTCCTCCTCTTCCCCTTCCCTTCCGTCGGGCTCCCCGATGGTGTTGAGAACATCGCTACCGCCCCCGCCTCTGACACCTGGCGCGTCCACAAGGCCGTCGAGCTCGCCCAGTCCGTCCACGACGAACTCATCCGACTCCACCGCCCCGACGCCGTGGTCACCGACATCCCCTACTGGTGGACCACTTCCATCGCCGCTGACCTCGGCATCCCTCGCATTACCTTCCACGCCGTCGGCTGCTTCCCCCAGCTCGTCATGAACAACCTCTTCCGCATCCGGTCGGAGCTAGCCATCAACAATGGGAGTAGTAGTCCTACTCCGATCGTGACCGTCCCGGGTCTGCCAGGGAGGTCGATTTCCATCCCGCGGGCGGAGCTCCCCAGCTTTTTAAAGGCGCCCAATCACATGACCGCCGCGTGGGATCGGATGAAGCAGGCGCAGCTGAAGTGTCACGGCGTGGTGGTCAACACCTTCAGCGGCCTCGAAGGCGAGTACTGCGAGGAGTACCGCCGGGCGGACGCCCGGCGCGCCTGGTTCGTGGGCCCTGTCGCGCTGGCCGCCAATGCAGGCATCGAGCGGGGAGGAGGCGAAACA from Zingiber officinale cultivar Zhangliang chromosome 4B, Zo_v1.1, whole genome shotgun sequence includes:
- the LOC121978414 gene encoding uncharacterized protein LOC121978414, which gives rise to MDEVHVAYGLTRAKMLFAEDPKYTKGFKFDHVWNILKEIEKFGTDTMNTASMKSRQQNANAGSSEQQFSDEAFHTPSSLCVSAFDLNITDSNSGGSSIKRPPGVKKAKMKKKNDEQIAKVININAQLVEAMNASTVATTKIADTMLYKEETKILFKDLNSISNPMMREYIRNEQIRIMQKRIQVQGSHSVAHQGEGSQTSQIQGEGSQLNQYQGEDQESQNPSNIFGQFHNYFSGMGSDLPEY
- the LOC121975598 gene encoding scopoletin glucosyltransferase-like, whose translation is MAAASFSATSDDGAAVTETAPIRVFFIPFFASGHMIPMVDLACLFAGRPGVEPTLVLTPANADLIRSTLDRSAAAGRSVRLLLFPFPSVGLPDGVENIATAPASDTWRVHKAVELAQSVHDELIRLHRPDAVVTDIPYWWTTSIAADLGIPRITFHAVGCFPQLVMNNLFRIRSELAINNGSSSPTPIVTVPGLPGRSISIPRAELPSFLKAPNHMTAAWDRMKQAQLKCHGVVVNTFSGLEGEYCEEYRRADARRAWFVGPVALAANAGIERGGGETGEATGKECLRWLDEREEGSVVFVCFGSWCFFTDEQQRELAAGLEASGRPFLWAVRAAEENEWMEEGWEERVKERGLVARGWVPQVAILGHRAVGAFLTHCGWNSVLEAVTAGVPMLTWPLVFEQFINERLVVEVVGAGRRVWEGPRAEAEAEKTVVPREAIASAVTRFMEAGGGREEAAKKATELAAAARAAVEEGGSSQQDLENLIDELVAAGRRGTVESQLA